TACCTgtactttgttcccatccaaagtcacaccacagtcacacctcacaggtgggcgggcaatgaaagagtctgtcaagagagagtcttctggacactaacaatgcaaagttgtaaatcatggtgtcagctccccaaacacagtccagtgatcaacactgcgtggtgtccagcatagggttaggtgaaaacaagagaagtatatagactgtaggtcttagtacgcattatctcttaataaccaatttcaaatattctgtcaatggagcataacaacaagctagccatttcaaactgtagacaaacagatgcactcttagataataaaaataaacattacaatttgacaactaaattaatcGTAATACACAATCGAACagaatttaataattaataagaaagttaaatattcacgacatgagtcacaacagtaagtacaagactataggccatcagtgtcagtaaatagatatgctataaacttcaaatggctctaccttgatgtttgtctgcgaaagactttaatactcttattaactaagaaagCGTTGGTGACAATaggtaagttccttcgggttgaaagttcgtaagtgtaaacaatattgagcaaCTGTTTACTTGTCATAACCAaagagaaactcgcgtagcaaactcaagtctgtgttgttgtccctgatatcagctgcagtgttttcaatgcataagtgtggaacctcttcaatagtaagatagaagaaagaaaggtgagcttggtattagtggaatgcggtccactccatcgtaggggtccgcactgaccaggccccatccaccaacccggccctccgctgtctattctccaccctcttcttccccgctggttagctggtcacttcaagtgcgccctgtaataatgggttttcctgtactacatcactacatgaactgagaaactcggtggtgaagtcaacatacaagctgaggaaaaggtgtcttccaccaacgccgcccctcCCAGCGCCCTTCCCCCGCCCCTCTCCCcccctctacttgcctgccggttagctgtggtcactgcaggtgcgccctgggatactggggttttcctgtcatacatgtactgagaaactagcgtggtggtcagtctacaagcagaggaaaagtgtcctgctaatatcattttgtgaaaatgacattttcccctaaaattattcattaaaaaaaaaaaaaagcaggccatattttccgcccccctcggtcgctgcgccctaggcgattgcctagttcgcctaataggtagaaccgggcctgtaTGTAGTAAGACTACGAGCACCTAACGGACTTGACAAGCTCTATACTTTCATGATGCGATAACGGCATTCGCACGACAAACGATATAACATCATTTGCCGACAGCTGCAGTAAGAATCAAAATGGCgaaaaactttcattttaagGATTGATTGCACACCTTAACCAACTATAAAGATCAACAAAGTTATTTAATGGACTAAGAAGGAatgaaagcaaaggaaaaacGCACAGCGTAAGAGGGAGATACCAAATGGCACGCCCAACCGGAGCGGTGGGTGCGGGTACTGAGTACTACTCACCAGCAACGCACTGCACGAGCCCTGACAAAGTAAAGATGCTCTTGCCAAACACCGACCTCACGCACAGGCTCAAGACGGctgccagtgacgtcatcaggaGGAGAACCCCGGCGCAACCGAAGAGCACGAGGGCCGCCTTCCAGGTGTCCGGGAACTGGCTGTTATCCGTCAGGAAATCCTCCACGTAGGTGGCGCAGTTCTCGCGCTTGGGGATGAACTGAAAGTGGTGCAACTTGCTGCAACGGTTGAAAATGCCGATAGTGGGATTGTACACGTCTTGGTAgccttcttcctcctcctcctgttcCTCCTCGCGGGATCGTGTTCCGGCGAGATGGCGACGTAGCTGATGTTCTTGGTGGACACAAGCCCCGGTCGGCGGCTGTAGCCGATGAGCCAGtgcggtgacgtcacggaggCTAGCACCATCATGAAGCAGGTGATGGACAGCAGCGTCCACAGCATGGAGTTGCACGTGATGATGACGTAGCACATGGTTGTTGCAGGTCCAGCTAGGTCTGCACTTATGACTGTTCCGTGCGAGAAGCCCCGAGGTACAGTTAGCGACTCATTTATAAGTTGTTCTTATCTCTCGTGGCGGATGAGATGCTCCTTGAGGTTTAGATGTAAGCGTGGAAGACGAGAGCTATGGCGGGCTCTACCCTTATGACAATAAGCGTTCCCAACTTGGGTACTGGATTATATTTAGACCTCGCTTACATCGTGACGGTTATCTGGaacaaaaaaacatgttgaaaaataaacacagcgATCCAGAGACCTAACACATGTAAATTACATGTGGCCACATGGTGAGGAAAGGATGGAGAGTGGAAGAACAGCAAAGGCAGAGAGTTCTGTTTGCAGACCGCATACCTGGCAGTTACCTTCACAGATATTTGTAACAAGATATCATCAAGCGATAAGCCAATGGGCCAAGACAATCTCAATGTTTTGAAGTTAGTGTTATTGTAAGTGGAGGGCTGCATGCTACCTGAGAGTGAGCGAGGCGAAAGAGCGCTGAAAGGGAGGGACAGCGGGAGGCAAGACggtgctgagagagagagagccaggCGGTTATTTGCATCAGTGGCTCTGAGCTTTGTACGTGCAGCAACTTGCTCTACGCGGGCATCCGTCAGTCGACGCCCGAGCTGGATGAATAACATGACAAGCATTTCCTAACCTCGCCgttctgacctctgacctttatgTAGCCCACCGTGCAGTGTTTCCATGCAAGCTGCCGCAATCGTtcttgagtttgtttttgagAAAACCAAATAGCTGGAGCGGTCTGTGTACACCAGTTACATACCGTATTACAAACTGTAACATGGATATGAAGAAGTCTTTGCAAAGGGATCTGTATGAATGGAGGCGAGGCAGTgatatacttttctttttgaaaggcTGTCGggaagaaaaattttaattgtcaAAAAGTTGGGGGATGGGAGTAATCACTCTAAGTGTAGAGTCGTCTCATATTAAATGTAGATGTATCTCAGCTGTCACTCTAAAAATAAGATGTATCTAAGTCgcctttaacaaaataataataataataataataaataaaaataaacaaactcagCTTATCTCGAAATTCTCACAGTAAGTACCAGGCTAAACTCACCGTCACTACAAGCAGACTCCTTACATCCCAGTGAACTAGGCTCAAGCTCGTTGTTGTAATACCAAACTTGTATCGCAGCTGCTTTCCTGTAAACACCGGCAGGTTTGTAACACAGCTGTTCACCTGTAAACACCAGCAGGCGTATCACAACTACCAGTGTACACATCAACAGGCTCGCACCAACAGGCTCAATGTAGCAATAGGTTCACCGCAGCTGTAATCGCGAACAGGCTCATCACAGCTGCTCTAAATAGCAATAGGTTCATCCACAGCTGTCTCACTACAGCAACAGGCTCATCGCAGCTGCCTCAGTGTCATCTCAAGCCCATGAGGTTTTCCTCTGACTGAGGCAGCTCGCTGCACGTCGGCGCTTTAATATGCTGCACGGCActgggcagcagcagcagcagcaacagcagcgcgCCGGCACGTCAAAGCTCAACACAGGCGAGGCCTGCGGTAGGGCGGCGGTCCGGCTGCTGTACAAacagtcctctctctctcgctctgtgtgCCTGTGCCTCCTTCCTGTGTATGTCAGGGATGGCTGGCCAAATGGGCAGCCGCTGGTCTTGAACCGTCTCCACCGCGTGCATGTATTTGGGCGACGGGAGGGGAGAGGTGATTAGAACTCATTCTCTAGCCTCATTATCAACACTGTACTCTCGCTGtctcgttgtgtgtgtgtgttttggggatgCTATAGTCCACACGGTCGGTCTAATGTGAGCGAAGCCGTGGGCCAAATCTGGTGGACGTTCGGCGTCCATTGCTTTGCTTCCTCTTCTTGGCTCTGAACTGAGTGAGTCAGCACAAGAATGATTGTCGAGATGGACAAAGAGATGCACGTGATTCAATGAAGGAAGGGAGGGGTGATGATTGAGTAGCTATGCCAGGTCCTATTCCTCCtatcagaaaataaaaggggaaaaaaacccaacgcTCAAAGTGATTTTTGTATGGAAATCCTTTGATCCGGAGAAAGGAGGCATGTATGTATGAAGGAAATTAGATGATAAATAGCAGATGACTGGCGATATGAGGACCCCTCGTGCAGTTTGCGTTAGTCCTTGTCTACACACTTGTATGCTTATATCACGAAGAGAATAGTTTTGAGATGTCTGGCTAGGAGCGACCACTGAGATAAAAGTCttgcttaaattttattttgctcttaCAGTTTATGATTAACTAAAAGTCTGCATGGACCAGATGcgttttaaaaactgaaactgGAGTAAACAACTTTCTGAGTGTATTACAGGCAAATGGAAGGTGAAGATTTGGTGAAAACATTTAGCTGTTCTGTAAAAGTGTATTTAAACTCATCCCTAATTAACAGAAACGAGTATTGATGAAACGAAAGGTCACTCAATGTTTCCTTATATCTACTTTCAATCTGTAAGAAATGTACAGCACTCGTGTATATGTACAGCCAGCTGATGACTACATGGAGGTGGAACAAGCATTTCGAAACACGGAAGCGAGACGCGGGTGGGCTTGGCTGCTCTGATGTTGGCCCCGAGCGGTTATTATCACTGGCATCACGTCCCAGCTGCCGGTTGTAGCAGAAGACAAACTGTGCTTGCTGGTGCTCGCGGCCCTGGCGTCCAGCAGACATTCTGAGATGACCGCCGGGTCAGTGGCGCCAGATGGCCTGCAGGCGGCTGAATCCAACGCatgcgcactctctctctctcgtggtGTGTTATCGGAACTGCATTTGCAGGATACAAGCTCTGCTTTACAGTCGTTAGAAATATAATCGTAGTCGCCATTATGACAACATACGTTAAAATATCAAGTGTGATGTAGCACCTCTCCTATAGTGATCATTATCGGATATTAGCATGATACAGATGCTATACTATTTAGTAGTATGTCTAGTGTTAACGTGATGTAATATCTGCAGTTTACCGATTTGGTCTTAATTTGATATAGTATCTTTGATGTCATTAGAGTATTCTATTTTTAACATGATACTATCAAGGTGTAATATCTTTGATGCACATTAAAGTTTTGTACTAAATGTGCGAGCTTCACAACGAACGGTTATCTCtgctggactgcttgcagacgaatttttcGCGTTTACGTCTAGAACGAGGCCAAAGCACAAACTTGCTTCCGGTTTAAGTATCAACATCAAGACGAGGAGCAAACAATGCGGAATCTCGTATTGACAGAAGTACAAAACATCAAGCTTTATGGTTTGTTGTATTCACAGTTTTTTGGCTCTCAGTCGTGGAACAAGAAGGTCGAGGAgtttttgccaaaaaaaagtaataatgcATTTAttgcaataacaataacaaaaaaaaaaccaaaacaaacaaacagatcaATGGTGTATTCATGACACTGCATGCACAGTTTGTCACTTCCGCCCAACGACTGCAGCAGTATTCGATCTCCATCGCTAACACTCAGCACAAGTGGAAAAGGACTTTTCAAAGGAAACTTCACATGCCGAATGCTTGAGACTTTTGTCAATATAACGGCAGCACACAGTAAATATCTTTTCACACACCATGACATCTTGGCCTTTACCGCCACGTGGCATATTGAGTTTCAGCTCTCCGCTAGGTGGCATTGGGTGAGAACGGCTAGTTACGCTCTGCTAAACGAGGGATGGGTGTGGGATAGTGGGTGCCGTCCGTCACCATAGCTACAGTGAAGCACAGATGCTTCTGTTGGTGGCGTGGACGTGTACATGAAGTTCGTGGTTGGTGGTGTTGCCGCAATGATGAGTACAAAGAGCTGTGTGCGCATGCCCAGATTTAAACGCGCCGAGATCGTCATCTGCTTTTCCGATGCTGCCTCGCTGTTTTACAGATACCACCGGAAaatgaacataatttttatgtaaatcaaaatatttgactgaaatttgttttgacgCTTTAAAGGAACTCTCTTCATACAACAAAGCTGTTAAAAAGGGAGTTCACCCGTTATTTACAACCACGTGTATATCATTGTATAAATATGAAGGGCTTCAGAAGTGCCTGTGTTTAGTGCACTTAATGCCTGGGCATGGGCTGATCATGCAACAAGTGTGTATGGTCTGACAAACTGTTGAAAACATGGTTAGTACACGCATGGACAGACAGCGCAGCTCTAAAGATAGCACTTGTATGATGCTGGGTCAAGTGGCGCCTCGTAGCGGGAGATTGTGACATGCTAAGTTGGCCGATGGGTGGCGACAGTTCGGGCGGCGCAATGTGTTATGTAGCAAACGCCgccatcttcacacacacacactcacagaggcTGGGAACCTGACATTTTATCGAATATTCAAACGCATGTTTGTTTTCAGGtcagttgataaaaaaaaaaaaaaaaaatccacccctCCCCAAACAAATATTCAGATTCCTCGCGTGCTCgagtggagggaggagagaaagcaGGGTATAAGAGTTCCTACTTGAGCCAGCTACATGCATATTATGTCTGCAGGCCACATTTAAGCCTCTCCCTCCTCTTCTACAGTGTCTGCTAGCGCCCTCTTGTGGGAAGAGCGTTGGGGTTGACGTCATCAACCATCACCCGCCCGGCGTCTCCTCGCTGCATGACAATTGGAACGTTTCGGCCATCTTGGCGCGTGCTTTCAGGGCCTGGTCTAGACTGTATGTCTGTGCTCTCTCATCTTGTGCTTATgacagcttttctttttctctctgggTACGCAATAGAAATGTTCTCTTGAAAAAGATGGTGTACCCccttccccaacacacacacacccctacaaAATCTGTTACATAAAACTTACTTAAATAATCCagattacatatttttaaagccATATTCCACATAAAGTTATCCTGTATCGTGTATATTAGATTGAAGTAGTCAAGAAGTGACCAGCACACTGTCTATACACAaaggcccgttcttaccccccgcggggTCCGGGGGGCcgggcccttgacaccacgatcgccacggttaTTTAATcaaatgtgcggggccctaagcagatgcctcgtctgcctgcccctaagcatgGCCCTGTATACACGGTATGAGTGgtcacagtgacgtcatcagcaaAGCTCTGACGGTTGTTAGGAATAAGGCATCATTGTCTACCTTCTTTGTCTGTCAAACATAATCACCGTCTTGGTCTATTTGACAACGATTAACATGttctcacttaaaaaaaataatcttgatCGTTTGGGTGAAGATTTCCCCTTTAAGTATTAGTTCCTTATTGGGAAAAAcagcacgtgcgcacacactcacaaacatctGATCGCGACAAATTAATGTCATGGTAACTTGCATGAGCTTGAGTGCCAATAGCAGCAAGAAATATCAGGAAGTAAGTGTGATCTGTTCTCTTGCTTTGTCTCTCTGGGTTCCGTTTGAACATAAGTACGAGGTTATCAGAAAGTATTCACGTGGGCATGCATTCTCTTGAAAGTGCACGTGCGTGAATCTTATCACCATCAGTCTCCTTACGATTCTATCCCAGCCTGCAGCAGTGCCAGGAAGCAGATACTAAGGGCGCGAAAAGTCAGAAGACGACAGCACGTGCAGGTGCACGAGAGGTCCGCGAGTAAAGCTCGTGACTGACGTCACTCAGTGAAGGAACCGCAAGGCATGCCGGGCAGGGGTCACTTTCTCAGGATGGGTTTCACTTTGTGCAACGTGGACTTCCAGGTAGTAGGCTTCGGAAGGAAACAGCCGTTACATGGGTGTGTACACAAGAGTACAGAAAACAGCGccggggagagggagggagaaatatGATGGATTGAAGAGGAACGGAAGATGGActccatatttatttatttatttttttgagagGGAAGAAATAAACCTGCAGACGAGGCTCTAAGATTGGCACGACGAACGCTGAGAAAACTTGTAGAGCTAGCATCCAGCTGACCCGGGGAGCACAGCATGAACCTcagaggggagaaaaaaatccccaaacaaACAGCCCACTTGCTTAAACTTACACTTGTCCGCGAAGAAATAGGAACAGAGCAAACCTTGTAATGTCAAACTCCCCGGCgttctttggatttttttctttcttattcgcTCAAGTATTTCACCTCCACGCTAGTCGAGAGTCCCGAGTGCGCGTGCGCTCACGTGTCATTGTTTCtagtcttgttgttgttgacgtgACGGAAACACTTTGCTGCTCCTGCTGAAGCAAATGGGAAAAACATCACAGACGCCAGGGCACCGAAATTCCTCCAAAATTGTAGGAAGAAATGACATAGATGTAGTCTGTGTGCCGTTagcacaggaaaacaaaaatacttttgtcaGAGTTAGGATCATTATACTGCTGCTTGCTAACAACCGAATGTGCACATGTGGTTACACTCATCCACGCACGCACTTGgtcgcgcacgcacacacaagttTACACTCTTCATCCCACTTCCCCTTGAATATCAGCggtggattattttttttctctcccctccacacacatctttctgtctctctctcccttctctctatcCCCTCTCCCAACCTCATGCACACAGACTCAACTGTATGAATCATCCGCTGTATTTGTGCGAGTACGTCTATC
The Pomacea canaliculata isolate SZHN2017 linkage group LG2, ASM307304v1, whole genome shotgun sequence genome window above contains:
- the LOC112557013 gene encoding LOW QUALITY PROTEIN: LHFPL tetraspan subfamily member 2 protein-like (The sequence of the model RefSeq protein was modified relative to this genomic sequence to represent the inferred CDS: inserted 1 base in 1 codon) encodes the protein MCYVIITCNSMLWTLLSITCFMMVLASVTSPHWLIGYSRRPGLEQEEEEEGYQDVYNPTIGIFNRCSKLHHFQFIPKRENCATYVEDFLTDNSQFPDTWKAALVLFGCAGVLLLMTSLAAVLSLCVRSVFGKSIFTLSGLVQCVAGLLCILGLILYPAGWGSAKVKTYCGQHAGPFEIDRCQLGWSFFLCIVGTLLTFLCGVLSIKADSSTSSHKVEXEVLEGKNLICVL